From one Nonomuraea polychroma genomic stretch:
- a CDS encoding S8/S53 family peptidase codes for MAPRRFLEQFEQIKRSQDFPVAYTADGGEGSFIYQKGCFVTASHEADVVEDLIATDHPELVPTVRRRVVRQGTGVTVIEIGDPGRGNDTGDPDVELALSTINHGRAVPMATRMHIVGIADVNSCPNDEPEPVEPYGVEQLNPRLADRITTSQEVRVAVVDTGLVSDYSSHAWMSEDVHGLGRPVEVGADGELLQYVGHGTHIASIIKAVAPNAVVWVDNVLAGGKAGTATEEVLAERLMWILENEKPHIISLSAGTNTQGASELKSMKLFMDALKDSSTMLVAAAGNNASTLPFYPAAYAKLPAYRDAVLSVGALRSDNTDMACFSNRGDWVRVYAPGERLTAAFTTAPYRYQHSTSDRCLHGTEDYPCTCQAPRHTGALSADPTSANATGFTGLARWSGTSFSTPCVAGMLVNQMLATKEEDPREAAKALLDCYTVQVPTTDGQLPSLLPPTWTSFSYQEA; via the coding sequence ATGGCGCCGCGACGTTTCCTGGAGCAGTTCGAGCAGATCAAGCGCTCACAGGACTTCCCTGTGGCCTACACCGCCGACGGCGGCGAGGGGTCCTTCATTTACCAGAAGGGCTGTTTCGTCACCGCCAGCCACGAGGCCGACGTGGTCGAGGACCTCATCGCGACCGACCACCCAGAACTGGTGCCCACGGTGCGCCGGCGGGTGGTCAGACAGGGGACCGGGGTGACCGTGATCGAGATCGGCGACCCGGGGCGGGGCAACGACACCGGCGACCCGGACGTCGAGCTGGCCCTGAGCACGATCAACCACGGGCGCGCGGTGCCGATGGCCACCAGGATGCACATCGTCGGCATCGCCGACGTCAATTCCTGCCCCAACGACGAGCCGGAGCCGGTCGAACCGTACGGCGTCGAGCAGCTCAACCCACGGCTGGCCGACCGGATCACCACCTCCCAGGAGGTGCGGGTCGCGGTGGTCGACACCGGACTCGTCTCGGACTACAGCTCGCACGCCTGGATGAGCGAGGACGTGCACGGCCTCGGCAGGCCCGTCGAGGTGGGAGCGGACGGAGAGCTCCTGCAGTACGTCGGCCACGGCACCCACATCGCCAGCATCATCAAGGCGGTGGCGCCGAACGCCGTCGTCTGGGTGGACAACGTGCTGGCGGGCGGCAAGGCAGGCACCGCGACCGAGGAGGTGCTGGCGGAGCGCCTCATGTGGATCCTGGAGAACGAGAAACCGCACATCATCAGCCTGTCGGCCGGAACCAACACTCAGGGCGCGAGCGAACTGAAGTCCATGAAACTCTTCATGGACGCGCTGAAGGACAGCAGCACGATGTTGGTGGCCGCCGCCGGGAACAACGCCAGCACCCTCCCCTTCTACCCGGCCGCGTACGCGAAACTGCCCGCGTACCGGGACGCGGTCCTCTCGGTCGGCGCCCTGCGCAGCGACAACACGGACATGGCGTGCTTCTCCAACCGGGGCGACTGGGTACGGGTGTACGCCCCCGGCGAGCGGCTAACGGCGGCCTTCACCACCGCTCCCTACCGATATCAGCACTCCACGTCGGACCGCTGCCTGCACGGCACCGAAGACTATCCCTGCACCTGCCAGGCCCCACGCCACACCGGGGCGCTGTCGGCGGACCCGACCAGCGCCAACGCGACCGGGTTCACCGGGCTGGCCCGCTGGAGCGGCACCTCCTTCTCCACGCCGTGCGTGGCCGGCATGCTGGTCAACCAGATGCTTGCCACGAAGGAGGAGGATCCGCGCGAGGCCGCCAAGGCGCTGCTGGACTGCTACACCGTCCAGGTTCCGACCACGGACGGGCAACTGCCCTCGCTCCTGCCGCCCACTTGGACTAGTTTCAGCTACCAAGAGGCCTGA
- a CDS encoding CHAT domain-containing protein translates to MTSGSVGVAELLPLVFARPREALDRARALLAAEPGPYDASIAHQVIGIWERDFGELARGLSHLRRARALAARSRSADREADVLAALGVAYVHAGRTRESLDALSRGVQLASGESLARVLFRRAYAMWVLGRYGEALADVRRALPILRRAGDVIWTARALTLRGTLCLAMGSAERAKSDFAAAERLWETTGQEHDKAIAVENRGLAAFRSGDLPAALYHLAAAERRFAELGTPAYVLSIERCAVLLAAGLARDAVRETDAAIARLDRLGGARSRRAELLLAAARAAAACGDLETAIARAGAAYRSFTRQGREWWSAQARSVLLQTRFARGEVSGRWAREAGALATRLAELGSPDAAQAHLLAGRIAMALGRTGEARVQLAAAAQGRFRGPAFARVDGWLAQALLAETAGNGKEVFAACHRGLDLLDEHRMTLGASELRARAAGQGAELVTLAQRVIRREGGGPRRLLEWSERWRAHALAVPSPRPPADPELLRDLTAFREISSRLEAARSAGGPVQTLRREQARLEREIRAHTLAANGSSGVAGPRFDVRELLGRLGDGWLVELVSVDGELRVLVCGRGRVREYGAGRLAEAALEADHACAELRRLAYGGDVGLGLLEECGRRLEEVLFGGAVLGEGPVVVVPPGRLHGVPWALLPSLRDRAVSVSPSAQVWLRAGRLRPLEDRVVLVRGAGLGAEVPSLAAAYGSATVLERGEAAAQRVLKEIDGCRVAHIAAHGAFRADSPMFSSLRLDDGPLTVHDLERLRRAPHQIILSACDAGRLEPVGGDELLGLAAALLPLGTAGIVASCVPVNDDAVVPLMIALHDGLRRGLGPAAALRDARAAMPPDPLHQATGWSFSAIGA, encoded by the coding sequence GTGACCTCGGGAAGCGTGGGAGTCGCTGAGTTGCTTCCCCTGGTTTTCGCGCGCCCGAGAGAGGCGCTCGATCGCGCCCGGGCGCTGCTCGCCGCCGAGCCAGGGCCGTACGACGCCTCCATCGCCCACCAGGTGATCGGCATCTGGGAACGCGACTTCGGCGAGCTGGCCCGCGGGCTCAGCCATCTGCGCCGCGCCCGTGCGCTGGCCGCCCGGTCCCGCTCGGCGGATCGGGAGGCGGACGTGCTGGCGGCGCTGGGCGTCGCCTACGTGCACGCCGGCCGTACCAGGGAGAGCCTGGACGCGCTGAGCAGGGGCGTCCAGCTGGCCTCCGGCGAGTCTCTGGCACGCGTGCTGTTCCGGCGGGCCTACGCCATGTGGGTGCTCGGCCGGTACGGCGAAGCGCTGGCCGACGTGCGCCGCGCGCTGCCCATCCTGCGCAGGGCCGGGGACGTCATCTGGACGGCGCGCGCGCTCACGCTCAGGGGCACGCTCTGCCTGGCGATGGGGTCCGCCGAGCGGGCCAAGAGCGACTTCGCGGCCGCCGAGCGGCTGTGGGAGACCACCGGCCAGGAGCACGACAAGGCCATCGCGGTGGAGAACCGAGGGCTGGCCGCGTTCCGCTCCGGCGACCTGCCCGCGGCGCTGTACCACCTCGCGGCGGCGGAGCGGCGCTTCGCCGAGCTGGGCACTCCGGCGTACGTGCTGTCCATCGAGCGGTGCGCGGTGCTGCTGGCCGCCGGGCTGGCACGAGACGCGGTACGGGAGACCGACGCGGCGATCGCGCGGCTCGACCGGCTGGGCGGGGCGCGTTCGCGCCGGGCTGAGTTGCTGCTGGCCGCCGCGCGGGCGGCCGCCGCCTGCGGGGATCTTGAGACGGCGATCGCCAGGGCGGGGGCCGCCTACCGGTCCTTCACCCGGCAGGGGCGGGAGTGGTGGTCGGCGCAGGCTCGATCGGTGCTGCTCCAGACCCGGTTCGCCAGGGGTGAGGTGTCGGGACGGTGGGCGCGGGAGGCCGGAGCGCTCGCCACCCGGCTGGCGGAGCTGGGGTCACCGGACGCCGCGCAGGCGCACTTGCTGGCGGGGCGGATCGCCATGGCGCTGGGCCGCACCGGGGAGGCACGCGTGCAGCTCGCAGCGGCGGCCCAGGGGCGGTTCCGCGGACCGGCGTTCGCCCGGGTGGACGGCTGGCTGGCGCAGGCGCTCCTGGCCGAGACGGCGGGGAACGGCAAGGAGGTGTTCGCGGCCTGTCACCGAGGGCTGGACCTGCTGGACGAGCACCGGATGACCCTGGGTGCCTCCGAGTTGCGGGCCAGGGCGGCAGGGCAGGGAGCGGAGCTGGTGACGCTGGCGCAGCGGGTGATCAGGCGCGAGGGGGGTGGCCCGCGGCGACTGCTGGAGTGGAGCGAGCGGTGGCGGGCGCACGCCCTCGCGGTGCCGTCACCGCGCCCGCCCGCCGATCCCGAGCTGCTCCGTGATCTGACGGCCTTCCGTGAGATCTCCAGCCGGTTGGAGGCCGCGAGGTCCGCGGGCGGGCCGGTCCAGACGTTGCGGCGGGAGCAGGCGCGGCTGGAGCGGGAGATCCGGGCGCACACGTTGGCGGCCAACGGGAGCTCCGGCGTGGCGGGTCCGCGGTTCGACGTGCGCGAGCTGCTCGGACGGCTGGGCGATGGGTGGCTGGTGGAGCTCGTGTCCGTCGACGGTGAGCTGCGGGTGCTGGTGTGCGGGCGCGGGCGGGTGCGGGAGTACGGGGCCGGACGGCTGGCGGAGGCGGCGCTTGAGGCCGACCACGCCTGTGCCGAGCTGCGGCGGCTGGCCTACGGCGGCGACGTCGGGCTGGGGTTGCTGGAGGAGTGCGGGCGGCGGCTGGAGGAGGTGCTGTTCGGCGGGGCCGTACTGGGGGAGGGGCCGGTCGTGGTGGTGCCGCCGGGGCGGCTGCACGGGGTGCCGTGGGCGTTGCTGCCGTCGCTGCGGGACCGGGCGGTGAGCGTGTCGCCGTCCGCGCAGGTGTGGCTGCGGGCAGGCCGGTTACGGCCGCTGGAGGACCGGGTGGTGCTGGTCAGAGGGGCCGGGCTCGGCGCCGAGGTGCCCTCGCTGGCCGCCGCCTACGGGTCCGCGACCGTACTGGAGCGGGGCGAGGCCGCCGCGCAGCGGGTGCTGAAGGAGATCGACGGTTGCCGCGTCGCCCACATCGCGGCGCACGGCGCCTTCCGCGCCGACAGCCCCATGTTCTCCTCGCTCCGGCTCGACGACGGCCCCCTCACCGTGCACGACCTGGAACGGTTACGCCGCGCGCCTCACCAGATCATCCTGTCGGCATGCGACGCCGGTCGCCTGGAGCCCGTCGGCGGTGACGAGCTGCTCGGGCTGGCGGCGGCGCTGCTGCCGCTCGGCACCGCGGGCATCGTGGCGAGCTGCGTGCCCGTCAACGACGACGCCGTCGTGCCGCTGATGATCGCCCTGCACGATGGCCTGCGGCGCGGCCTCGGACCCGCCGCCGCGCTGCGCGACGCCCGCGCCGCCATGCCACCGGACCCGCTCCATCAGGCCACGGGCTGGTCGTTCTCGGCCATCGGGGCCTAG
- a CDS encoding AfsR/SARP family transcriptional regulator, giving the protein MGPKVTFRCFSSFIVEVGGAPVDLSQVRRRARTLLRLLAVHTGRPVHREQVIEALWPDAGPATAIRSLHVAVSTLRRLLTEHTGHGMVGRSGEAYLLDLPAGAACDVQLFRVSVAAAERARRMGDPDARIPALRAAVAAYTGDLLPEDGPAEWVLHERSILRYQAARSAAELAAAELSRGCGDEAVAAATRCLEIDEYYDDGWRLLIEANRERGDVMGVARARRRYNEALAALEDPYEA; this is encoded by the coding sequence ATGGGTCCGAAGGTAACGTTCCGCTGCTTCTCCTCCTTCATCGTCGAGGTCGGCGGCGCGCCGGTCGACCTGTCTCAGGTACGGCGGCGCGCCCGCACGCTGCTCCGCCTGCTGGCGGTGCACACCGGGCGGCCGGTGCACCGCGAGCAGGTGATCGAGGCGTTGTGGCCCGACGCCGGACCGGCCACCGCCATACGCAGCCTGCACGTCGCGGTGTCCACCCTGCGCAGGCTGCTGACCGAGCACACCGGGCACGGCATGGTGGGCCGGTCGGGCGAGGCGTACCTGCTCGACCTGCCCGCCGGAGCGGCGTGCGACGTGCAGCTGTTCCGGGTCTCGGTGGCGGCGGCGGAACGGGCACGGCGCATGGGGGATCCCGACGCGCGGATCCCCGCCCTGCGGGCCGCGGTCGCGGCCTACACGGGCGACCTGCTGCCTGAGGACGGACCCGCCGAATGGGTGCTGCACGAGCGATCGATCCTGCGCTACCAGGCGGCGAGGTCGGCGGCCGAGCTGGCCGCGGCCGAGCTGAGCCGCGGCTGCGGCGACGAGGCGGTCGCCGCGGCCACCCGCTGCCTGGAGATCGATGAGTACTACGACGACGGCTGGCGGCTGCTCATCGAGGCGAACCGGGAGCGCGGCGACGTGATGGGCGTGGCCAGGGCCCGCCGCCGCTACAACGAGGCCCTCGCGGCGCTGGAGGATCCCTACGAGGCCTGA
- a CDS encoding phage tail protein — translation MRTALPGRRSPHPIGAALPALYADDGYVQRLTSALDEVLAPVFLTLDCLDGYLDPALAPEDFLRWLAGWVGVESDERWSTAQLRAIVAAAVGLHRRRGTLSGLAYLLRTLADPDVEVLDTGGCSWSETPNGSLPGSAGAQLMVRVTKAEVDLDWLRLLAAISVPAHVRVTVVGPGAGPADQAS, via the coding sequence ATGAGAACGGCGCTGCCCGGGCGGCGCAGCCCGCATCCGATCGGCGCGGCTCTGCCCGCCCTGTACGCCGACGACGGCTACGTCCAGCGCCTTACATCGGCTCTGGACGAGGTGCTCGCGCCGGTCTTCCTGACGCTGGACTGCCTGGACGGCTACCTCGACCCGGCGCTCGCTCCGGAGGACTTCCTGCGCTGGCTGGCCGGCTGGGTCGGGGTCGAGTCGGACGAGCGCTGGAGCACGGCCCAGCTCCGCGCGATCGTGGCCGCGGCCGTGGGGCTGCACCGGCGCCGGGGGACGTTGTCCGGGCTGGCGTACCTTCTCCGTACGCTGGCCGACCCGGACGTGGAGGTGCTGGACACCGGGGGCTGTTCCTGGTCGGAGACGCCGAACGGGTCGCTGCCCGGATCCGCCGGGGCACAGCTGATGGTCAGGGTGACCAAGGCCGAGGTGGACCTCGACTGGCTGCGGCTGCTGGCGGCGATCTCCGTGCCCGCGCACGTGCGGGTCACGGTGGTCGGGCCCGGCGCGGGGCCGGCCGATCAGGCCTCGTAG
- a CDS encoding putative baseplate assembly protein has protein sequence MPLPAPNLDDRRFQDLVDEAKRLVQQRCPEWTDHNVSDPGVTLIETFAFMVDQLLYRLNRVTDLHYLRYLELIGVRLFPPTAARCDVTFTLSAAREQDVVVPQGTQVSTAPKEGQEPIVFTTESELVVRPSSLRRLLTAGPVAEPVDRTEDLLSGSTVDCFSAKPEPGDAMYLGLPDAVPGCTLLVRVECTVAGAGVDPRDPPLEWQAWTAEGWLACDVERDTTGGLSREGEVLLHVPAGHAGSILAGQRAGWIRCLTTPARPGQPFYTASPRLEAVRVCTVGGTVAACHADFVRDEVLGSAEGVPGQRLAVQRTPMVAGAGPLAVEVDGQEWTEVSSFAESGPEDRHVVVDRVAGEVLFGPAIRQQDGTLRHYGAVPRKDAVIRVPLYRTGGGRRGNVSRGVLTVQRDPVPFVSTVTNRRPASGGVDAESVDDAAVRGPLVLRTRDRAVTVEDYEQLAREAAPDAARVRCVPVSSPGEAVRVLLVPSVPEPREMRFEELKPPPELLARVTAFLDERRCVGARVVVEPPFYQGITVVAKLRTRGPREPLRARALAALNAYLNPLIGGPNGDGWPFGRPVQTGEVFAVLQQLPGVELVDEVHLFKADPVSGDRGTAVPRIDLARNGLVFSYNHQVKVTT, from the coding sequence ATGCCCCTGCCTGCCCCCAACCTCGACGACCGCCGTTTCCAGGATCTCGTGGACGAGGCGAAGCGGCTGGTCCAGCAGCGCTGTCCGGAGTGGACCGACCACAACGTGTCCGACCCGGGCGTGACGTTGATCGAGACGTTCGCGTTCATGGTGGACCAGCTCCTCTACCGCCTCAACCGGGTGACGGACCTGCACTACCTGCGCTACCTGGAGCTGATCGGCGTCAGGCTGTTCCCGCCCACGGCGGCGCGCTGCGACGTGACGTTCACCCTCTCGGCCGCCCGGGAGCAGGACGTGGTCGTCCCGCAGGGCACCCAGGTGTCCACGGCTCCGAAGGAGGGCCAGGAGCCGATCGTGTTCACCACCGAGTCCGAGCTCGTCGTACGGCCCAGTTCCCTGCGCCGGCTCCTGACCGCGGGCCCCGTGGCCGAGCCGGTGGACAGGACCGAGGACCTGCTCAGCGGCAGCACCGTGGACTGCTTCTCGGCCAAGCCTGAGCCCGGCGACGCCATGTACCTGGGGCTGCCCGACGCCGTGCCGGGCTGCACACTGCTGGTGCGGGTCGAGTGCACGGTGGCGGGCGCGGGCGTGGATCCGCGCGACCCGCCGCTGGAGTGGCAGGCCTGGACGGCCGAGGGCTGGCTGGCCTGCGACGTGGAGCGGGACACCACGGGCGGGCTGAGCCGGGAGGGCGAGGTGCTGTTGCACGTTCCCGCTGGGCACGCGGGCTCGATCCTGGCCGGGCAGCGGGCCGGCTGGATCCGCTGCCTGACCACCCCCGCCCGTCCCGGCCAGCCGTTCTACACGGCGTCGCCGCGGCTGGAGGCGGTGCGGGTCTGCACGGTGGGCGGGACGGTGGCGGCCTGCCACGCGGACTTCGTCAGGGACGAGGTGCTGGGATCAGCCGAGGGGGTGCCGGGGCAGCGGCTCGCCGTCCAGCGGACGCCGATGGTCGCGGGCGCGGGACCGCTGGCCGTGGAGGTGGACGGCCAGGAGTGGACGGAGGTGTCGTCGTTCGCCGAGTCGGGTCCCGAGGACCGGCACGTGGTGGTGGACCGGGTGGCGGGCGAGGTCCTCTTCGGGCCCGCGATCCGGCAGCAGGACGGGACGCTGCGGCACTACGGGGCGGTGCCGCGGAAGGACGCGGTGATCCGGGTCCCGCTGTATCGGACGGGCGGCGGAAGGCGCGGCAACGTGTCCCGCGGGGTGCTGACCGTGCAGCGGGACCCGGTGCCCTTCGTCTCGACGGTCACCAACCGCCGCCCCGCGTCCGGCGGCGTGGACGCCGAGTCGGTGGACGACGCCGCGGTGCGTGGCCCCCTGGTGCTGCGGACCCGGGACAGGGCGGTGACGGTCGAGGACTACGAACAGCTGGCCCGCGAGGCGGCCCCGGACGCGGCCCGGGTGCGGTGCGTGCCGGTGAGCTCGCCGGGCGAGGCGGTGCGGGTGCTGCTCGTGCCGTCGGTGCCCGAGCCGCGGGAGATGCGGTTCGAGGAGCTCAAGCCGCCGCCCGAGCTGCTCGCCCGGGTCACGGCCTTTCTCGACGAGCGCCGGTGCGTCGGGGCGCGGGTGGTGGTCGAGCCGCCCTTCTACCAGGGCATCACGGTGGTGGCCAAGCTGCGGACGCGGGGTCCGCGGGAGCCGTTGCGGGCTCGTGCGCTGGCCGCGCTCAACGCCTATCTGAACCCCCTGATCGGCGGCCCGAACGGGGACGGCTGGCCGTTCGGGCGGCCGGTGCAGACGGGGGAGGTGTTCGCGGTGCTGCAGCAACTGCCGGGCGTGGAGCTGGTGGACGAGGTGCACCTGTTCAAGGCCGACCCGGTCAGCGGCGACCGCGGCACGGCCGTGCCCCGCATCGACCTGGCCAGGAACGGCCTGGTCTTCTCCTACAACCACCAGGTCAAGGTGACCACATGA
- a CDS encoding GPW/gp25 family protein, giving the protein MDFIGAGWAFPARTDATGSVALVRGGEEIVESIRLILGTAPGERPMRPEFGCAIHDLVFAPADAGTAGLIAYEVRLALERWEPRIELDDVRVGFGGSDAGLLLIDVRYSIRGDNDPRNLVFPFYVIGDH; this is encoded by the coding sequence ATGGATTTCATCGGCGCGGGCTGGGCCTTCCCCGCACGTACCGACGCGACGGGCTCGGTCGCCCTGGTGCGGGGCGGGGAGGAGATCGTGGAGAGCATCCGGCTGATCCTCGGCACCGCGCCCGGTGAGCGTCCCATGCGGCCGGAGTTCGGCTGCGCGATCCATGACCTGGTCTTCGCGCCCGCGGACGCGGGCACCGCCGGTCTGATCGCCTACGAGGTACGGCTGGCGCTCGAACGCTGGGAGCCGCGCATCGAACTGGACGACGTACGGGTCGGCTTCGGCGGGTCCGATGCCGGGCTGCTGCTGATCGACGTCAGGTACTCCATCCGCGGCGACAACGACCCACGGAACCTGGTCTTCCCCTTCTACGTCATCGGAGACCACTGA
- a CDS encoding PAAR domain-containing protein — translation MPFAARVGDPTDHPGLVSGPGVPTVLIGGLPAATLTTMHACSFPSPVTPHPPTPIVGPGSATVLIGGLPAARVGDRAGCGAGIVMGCPTVSIGG, via the coding sequence ATGCCGTTCGCCGCGCGGGTGGGCGATCCCACCGACCATCCCGGTCTCGTCAGCGGGCCCGGCGTGCCTACCGTGCTCATCGGCGGCCTGCCCGCGGCCACGCTGACGACCATGCACGCCTGCTCGTTCCCCTCCCCCGTCACCCCGCACCCGCCCACGCCGATCGTGGGCCCGGGCAGCGCCACCGTGCTCATCGGCGGCCTGCCCGCGGCCCGCGTGGGCGATCGCGCCGGGTGCGGGGCGGGGATCGTGATGGGCTGTCCCACGGTGTCGATCGGAGGATGA
- a CDS encoding VgrG-related protein, translated as MANEVFASTLLVEVEGSPLPADVAVLLAEGYVEDSVNLLDVFVLRFRDPDKTVLAKGRFTIGAKVRLSVRTSDPGAPETLVTGEVTAVSIDFDQAGTFTEVRGYDEAHRLTRGRRTAAYPGMTVGDVVRKVAQRAGLQPGEIDQVPEIGGREHVQLSQVGQSDWEFLSGLARRVGARVRVAANRLSFVLLRPPAGAPAGEARAERDPLVLEAGSSLLSLRAHVSAMEQPAQVEVRGWDVEQKREIVASAEPRLAEATISGVDPAGFGSTFSAPPYVVGDSRHRTQADARALADALAADLGGGAAEVEGVARGNPKLRAGTAVALANVGAPFDGKHTLTATRHVFSPSGYQTTFTICGRQDRTLYGLAAGMPAAAQGPVSAVAQGLVPAIVSDVRDPMNLGRVRLVMPWLSADFTSGWARVAQPGAGAGRGAVLPHEVGDEVLAGFVHGDVDHPYVLGGLFNGVDALPSLSAPLIDSGGQAGVRALVSRTGHRVELVEDGGMLIQTGDGRLSVELDQKSGKVMIKGSAGVAVDAGAGSLELSGARVSISGKAEVTVKGAQVRIN; from the coding sequence ATGGCCAATGAGGTGTTCGCCAGCACGCTGCTGGTCGAGGTCGAGGGCTCGCCGCTGCCCGCGGACGTGGCCGTGTTGCTGGCCGAGGGCTATGTCGAGGACAGCGTCAACCTGCTCGACGTGTTCGTGCTCCGCTTCCGTGACCCCGACAAGACCGTGCTGGCCAAGGGCCGCTTCACCATCGGCGCCAAGGTACGGCTCAGCGTCCGCACCTCCGACCCCGGCGCCCCCGAGACTCTGGTGACCGGCGAGGTGACCGCGGTGTCGATCGACTTCGACCAGGCCGGGACCTTCACCGAGGTACGCGGCTACGACGAGGCCCACCGCCTGACCCGTGGCCGGCGCACCGCCGCCTACCCGGGCATGACCGTGGGCGACGTGGTGCGGAAGGTGGCGCAGCGGGCGGGCCTTCAGCCCGGCGAGATCGACCAGGTGCCGGAGATCGGCGGTCGGGAGCACGTCCAGCTCAGCCAGGTGGGGCAGAGCGACTGGGAGTTCCTGTCCGGGCTGGCCCGCCGGGTGGGCGCCAGGGTCAGGGTCGCGGCGAACAGGCTCTCCTTCGTCCTGCTCAGGCCGCCCGCGGGCGCCCCGGCCGGCGAGGCACGGGCGGAACGTGACCCTCTGGTGCTGGAGGCCGGCTCCTCGCTGCTGTCGCTGCGCGCGCACGTGTCGGCGATGGAGCAGCCGGCCCAGGTCGAGGTACGCGGCTGGGACGTCGAGCAGAAGCGGGAGATCGTGGCCTCGGCGGAGCCCCGGCTGGCCGAGGCCACGATCTCGGGGGTGGACCCGGCCGGGTTCGGCTCGACGTTCTCGGCGCCGCCGTACGTGGTGGGTGACAGCCGCCACCGCACGCAGGCGGACGCCCGCGCACTGGCCGACGCGCTGGCGGCCGACCTGGGCGGCGGCGCGGCCGAGGTGGAGGGCGTGGCCAGAGGCAACCCGAAGCTGCGGGCGGGCACGGCGGTGGCGCTGGCCAACGTGGGCGCGCCGTTCGACGGCAAGCACACGCTGACCGCGACCCGGCATGTCTTCTCGCCGTCCGGCTACCAGACGACGTTCACGATCTGCGGCCGCCAGGACCGCACCCTGTACGGTCTCGCGGCAGGCATGCCCGCCGCGGCCCAGGGGCCCGTGTCCGCCGTCGCCCAAGGGCTCGTCCCCGCCATCGTCAGCGACGTCAGGGACCCCATGAACCTGGGCCGTGTCCGCCTGGTCATGCCGTGGCTCAGCGCCGACTTCACCAGCGGCTGGGCCAGGGTCGCGCAGCCGGGCGCGGGCGCCGGGCGCGGGGCGGTCCTGCCGCACGAGGTGGGTGACGAGGTGCTGGCCGGATTCGTGCACGGCGACGTGGACCATCCGTACGTGCTCGGCGGCCTGTTCAACGGCGTGGACGCGCTGCCGTCGCTGTCCGCCCCGCTGATCGACTCCGGCGGGCAGGCCGGCGTGCGGGCGCTGGTCTCCCGTACGGGACATCGCGTGGAGCTGGTCGAGGACGGCGGGATGCTGATCCAGACCGGAGACGGGCGGCTGAGCGTCGAGCTGGACCAGAAATCCGGAAAAGTCATGATCAAAGGCTCGGCTGGCGTGGCCGTGGACGCGGGCGCCGGCTCCCTGGAGCTGAGCGGCGCGCGCGTCTCGATCAGCGGCAAGGCCGAGGTCACGGTCAAGGGCGCGCAGGTGAGGATCAACTGA
- a CDS encoding LysM peptidoglycan-binding domain-containing protein: MSSPVAFAAAAPPAQQENAPPASLKKAYLELRKPPTGGGTAKPGERYDQIAFDFNPKELSFSKAAKWKRSPQRNAKKSGVPEFQGADPAKLQLEMFFDATDTMGDKVVKAVEKLFACVVPTDQTLGDKRGSPPWVVLRWGVLNSFTAIVTNVTAKFTLFTPGGLPVRAVCTVDLEEIAGAEPRQNPTSGAPATHDVHLVVTGDTLAGIAYRAYGDPALWRPLARANAIDDPMRLRPGTRLLLPSREELGHGQ; encoded by the coding sequence ATGTCGTCACCCGTCGCGTTCGCCGCCGCCGCGCCGCCTGCGCAGCAGGAGAACGCGCCTCCGGCCAGTCTCAAGAAGGCCTACCTGGAGCTGCGCAAGCCGCCGACCGGCGGCGGCACGGCCAAGCCCGGAGAGCGATATGACCAGATCGCGTTCGACTTCAACCCCAAGGAGCTGTCGTTCAGCAAGGCTGCGAAGTGGAAGCGCAGCCCTCAGCGCAACGCCAAGAAGAGCGGCGTCCCGGAGTTCCAGGGCGCGGACCCGGCCAAGCTCCAGCTGGAGATGTTCTTCGACGCCACCGACACCATGGGCGACAAGGTGGTCAAGGCGGTCGAGAAGCTGTTCGCCTGCGTCGTGCCGACCGACCAGACGCTGGGCGACAAGCGCGGCTCGCCGCCGTGGGTGGTGCTGCGCTGGGGCGTGCTGAACAGCTTCACCGCCATCGTCACCAACGTCACTGCCAAGTTCACGCTCTTCACCCCCGGCGGGCTGCCGGTGCGTGCGGTCTGCACCGTGGATCTGGAGGAGATCGCGGGCGCCGAGCCGCGCCAGAACCCGACCTCCGGTGCCCCCGCCACCCATGACGTGCACCTGGTGGTCACCGGCGACACCCTGGCCGGGATCGCCTACCGCGCCTACGGCGACCCGGCGCTGTGGCGTCCGCTGGCCCGGGCCAACGCCATCGACGACCCCATGCGGCTGCGTCCGGGCACCCGGCTGTTGCTGCCGTCCAGGGAGGAGCTGGGTCATGGCCAATGA
- a CDS encoding phage tail protein codes for MTDQDIAIAVCFVLTIDGHPLGAFTSCEGLGCELVMEQREEGGNNGFVHQLPTRVKYSNVKLSRPITEASKEFPTWFAKVDRGVAARTATIEAKTPDGRLITSWGLRHVLPVRWTGPQFAADSAKVATETIELSHQGFFGPGWGG; via the coding sequence ATGACCGACCAGGACATCGCGATCGCGGTGTGTTTCGTGCTCACGATCGACGGACACCCGCTCGGCGCGTTCACCAGTTGCGAGGGGCTCGGCTGCGAGCTGGTCATGGAGCAGCGCGAGGAGGGTGGCAACAACGGGTTCGTCCACCAGTTGCCCACCCGCGTGAAGTACAGCAACGTCAAGCTGTCACGGCCGATCACGGAGGCGAGCAAGGAGTTCCCCACGTGGTTCGCCAAGGTGGATCGGGGCGTGGCGGCCCGTACGGCGACGATCGAGGCCAAGACCCCGGACGGGCGGCTGATCACCAGCTGGGGGCTGCGGCATGTGCTGCCGGTCCGCTGGACCGGCCCGCAGTTCGCGGCCGACTCGGCCAAGGTGGCCACCGAGACCATCGAGCTGAGCCACCAGGGCTTCTTCGGGCCAGGATGGGGTGGCTGA